Part of the Aquimarina sp. TRL1 genome, AAATCCGGATGTCTTTTTTCCATCTCAGAAGGCATTAAACCAGAAAAAATTGAATTACGTGCATATTGAGTAGCGGTAGGGAGAATACTATAATAAGAAGTTTCTTCTTCTTTCTTGTAATAATTATTTACTACAGGTTCGAAAGCTTTCCATTGATCATATCTCAGGTTGTCAATTACTACTAAGATGGTGGGTTGCTCTTTGGAGATTTCAGGAATAACCTTTTTTCTGAAGAGTGTGTGCGACATTATAGGAGCATCTTCCGAATTGTTAAACCAATCCTCATAATTTTTTTGAACAAACTTAAAGAATTGAGAATTAGCTTCTACTTTTTGAGATTCAAGAATCTCAAACATTCCGGAATCCTCAATATCCTCTAATTGCAATTCCCAGTAAAGTAGTTTCTGGTATAAATCTGACCATTCTTCAAAACTATTAACCATCGCGAGGTCCATTGCTATTTTTCTAAACTCCTGTTGGTAATTAGCCGTAGTTTTTTCAGAAACAAGACGAGAGTGGTCCAGGTTCTTTTTTAAACTCAATAGAATTTGATTAGGATTCACAGGTTTAATTAGATAATCAGCAATCTTACTACCAATGGCTTCTTCCATTATATACTCTTCTTCACTCTTGGTAATCATTACGACAGGAAGACTTTCATTTTTTTCTTTTATTTCAGAAAGTGTTTCAATACCTGATAACCCCGGCATATTCTCATCTAAAAAAACGATATCAAAATTGTTATTGTCCAAAATCTCGATGGCTTCGGTTCCACTTTGACATTTGGTAACTGTGTAATTCTTTTTTTCTAAAAAAAGGATGTGTGGTTTTAACAAGTCGATTTCGTCGTCTACCCAGAGAATTTTTATTGCGTTCATGTAGGATTTATGTTTGTCGATTAATGATTTTTGTGCGTTAAAATAAATTTAATGCCTAATCATATTCATATTTTGTATCTAAATGTGTTATATGAATGGCATATATGTATATTTGTTTTGTAAAAGTAAAGTAAACTTGAAAAAAAGAAATAAACTAAAAATATTTAACGATCCAATTTACGGTTTTATTACAATACCAAGCGAACTAATTTTTGATCTGTTAGAACATAAATATTTTCAGCGACTTAGGAGGATTAGTCAGATGGGATTGTCCTATCTGGTCTATCCGGGAGCACATCACACCAGATTTCACCACGCCCTGGGGTGTATGAATTTAATGCAGAAGTCAGTCAATGCTTTGCGGTTTAAAGGCGTTCTTATTTCCGAAGAAGAAGAGGAAGCCTTGTATATTGCCATTCTATTACATGATATAGGTCATGGTCCGTTTTCACATGCTATGGAACACAGTATCGTAGAAGAAATTAATCATGAGTCTATATCACTCATGTTTATGGAGGCAATAAATAAAGAGTTTACAGGCAAGCTGACTCTTGCTATTCAAATATTTAAAGGAGAGTATCACCGTAATTTTCTGCA contains:
- a CDS encoding bifunctional response regulator/alkaline phosphatase family protein, which translates into the protein MNAIKILWVDDEIDLLKPHILFLEKKNYTVTKCQSGTEAIEILDNNNFDIVFLDENMPGLSGIETLSEIKEKNESLPVVMITKSEEEYIMEEAIGSKIADYLIKPVNPNQILLSLKKNLDHSRLVSEKTTANYQQEFRKIAMDLAMVNSFEEWSDLYQKLLYWELQLEDIEDSGMFEILESQKVEANSQFFKFVQKNYEDWFNNSEDAPIMSHTLFRKKVIPEISKEQPTILVVIDNLRYDQWKAFEPVVNNYYKKEEETSYYSILPTATQYARNSIFSGLMPSEMEKRHPDLWLNDIDEGGKNMNENEFLTAQLQRLGVNIKHEYYKITNERSGKTLASNFKGLKDNDLTVIVYNFVDMLSHSKTEMEVIKELASNDKSYRSLTLSWFKNSPLLEMIQQAQQLGFKLLITTDHGTINVKNPSKVIGDKNTSLNLRYKTGKSLTYEEKEVLSATNPKKIHLPSINMSSSFIFAKGDYFFAYPNNYNHYVSYYRNTYQHGGVSLEEMIIPFIVLKPR